One region of Amphiprion ocellaris isolate individual 3 ecotype Okinawa chromosome 9, ASM2253959v1, whole genome shotgun sequence genomic DNA includes:
- the LOC118469338 gene encoding cortexin domain-containing 1 protein-like: MDPPMLPVGRLEVDVDLGFALFFFFLLCFFLLVTIIRCAQMVLDPYSAISVTTYQEEQTEE; encoded by the coding sequence ATGGACCCTCCGATGCTCCCGGTGGGCCGGCTGGAGGTGGACGTGGATCTGGGGTTcgccctcttcttcttcttcctgctctgcttcttcTTGCTGGTGACCATCATCCGATGTGCTCAGATGGTGTTGGATCCGTACAGCGCCATCTCCGTCACCACCTACCAGGAGGAACAAACCGAGGAGTGA